A genomic stretch from Coffea arabica cultivar ET-39 chromosome 10c, Coffea Arabica ET-39 HiFi, whole genome shotgun sequence includes:
- the LOC113713466 gene encoding 5-formyltetrahydrofolate cyclo-ligase-like protein COG0212 isoform X1 codes for MGTYVLQISSSLPFIPKHALISRRFLPFSLPENRHFSIKLESHNSKITHSARKNDVGFDTAAYEADRLSRDAEARKAMAETSQKETQDESDPKAWKWVIRNRVWDSMEAQNIAQFPRPVHHRIPNFVGANIAANKVEASTHVLLSELEEFKMAKCVKVNPDTPQKQVRFLTLNAGKKLLTPQPRLRTGFFSILESQMLSSSTIKEACTSVGVAKYGRAIGLDEKIKVDLIVIGSVAVDPKTGARLGKGEGFAELEYGMLRYMGAIDDSTPIVTSVHDEQLVDDIPVEKLLIHDVPVDIICTPTKIICTNTPIPKPQGIYWDKLSPEKLGQIKILRELKSRIERETGQKLPCGPSEKLPPTAQRRC; via the exons ATGGGTACATACGTGCTCCAAATTTCTTCTTCACTTCCATTCATTCCCAAACACGCCCTTATTTCCAGACGGTTTCTACCCTTCTCGCTCCCAGAAAATCGCCATTTCTCAATCAAACTGGAGTCCCATAACAGTAAAATAACACACTCAGCTCGGAAAAACGACGTCGGGTTCGACACCGCAGCATATGAGGCTGACCGTCTTAGCCGTGACGCCGAAGCCCGAAAAGCCATGGCTGAAACCTCCCAGAAAGAAACTCAAGATGAATCCGACCCGAAAGCTTGGAAATGGGTGATCCGAAATCGGGTCTGGGATTCAATGGAGGCCCAAAACATAGCCCAGTTCCCTAGACCCGTCCATCATCGGATACCCAACTTCGTTGGAGCCAACATTGCTGCTAATAAAGTAGAAGCTTCTACTCATGTGCTA TTAAGTGAATTGGAGGAGTTTAAAATGGCAAAATGCGTGAAAGTGAATCCAGATACACCTCAGAAGCAAGTCAGGTTTCTCACTCTTAATg CTGGAAAGAAGCTGCTGACTCCTCAGCCCCGTCTAAGGACTGGTTTTTTCTCCATACTTGAATCTCAAATGTTAAGCTCTAGCACCATCAAAGAGGCATGCACTTCGGTTGGTGTTGCCAAATATGGAAGGGCTATCGGATTGGACGAGAAGATTAAGGTGGATCTAATTGTAATTGGCTCTGTTGCTGTTGACCCAAAGACAGGTGCACGCCTTGGCAAGGGTGAG GGTTTTGCTGAACTTGAATACGGTATGCTGCGTTACATGGGAGCAATTGATGACTCAACTCCAATTGTTACATCTG TCCATGATGAACAACTTGTAGATGATATTCCAGTTGAGAAGCTGTTAATTCATGATGTGCCAGTTGACATCATATGCACACCAACGAAGATCATATGCACCAATACTCCCATCCCAAAGCCTCAAG GGATTTACTGGGACAAACTATCTCCCGAAAAGCTTGGTCAAATCAAAATACTTAGGGAGCTGAAGAGCAGAATCGAGCGAGAAACTGGACAGAAGCTTCCCTGTGGCCCTTCAGAGAAGCTACCGCCAACAGCTCAACGTAGATGCTGA
- the LOC113713466 gene encoding 5-formyltetrahydrofolate cyclo-ligase-like protein COG0212 isoform X2 has protein sequence MGTYVLQISSSLPFIPKHALISRRFLPFSLPENRHFSIKLESHNSKITHSARKNDVGFDTAAYEADRLSRDAEARKAMAETSQKETQDESDPKAWKWVIRNRVWDSMEAQNIAQFPRPVHHRIPNFVGANIAANKLSELEEFKMAKCVKVNPDTPQKQVRFLTLNAGKKLLTPQPRLRTGFFSILESQMLSSSTIKEACTSVGVAKYGRAIGLDEKIKVDLIVIGSVAVDPKTGARLGKGEGFAELEYGMLRYMGAIDDSTPIVTSVHDEQLVDDIPVEKLLIHDVPVDIICTPTKIICTNTPIPKPQGIYWDKLSPEKLGQIKILRELKSRIERETGQKLPCGPSEKLPPTAQRRC, from the exons ATGGGTACATACGTGCTCCAAATTTCTTCTTCACTTCCATTCATTCCCAAACACGCCCTTATTTCCAGACGGTTTCTACCCTTCTCGCTCCCAGAAAATCGCCATTTCTCAATCAAACTGGAGTCCCATAACAGTAAAATAACACACTCAGCTCGGAAAAACGACGTCGGGTTCGACACCGCAGCATATGAGGCTGACCGTCTTAGCCGTGACGCCGAAGCCCGAAAAGCCATGGCTGAAACCTCCCAGAAAGAAACTCAAGATGAATCCGACCCGAAAGCTTGGAAATGGGTGATCCGAAATCGGGTCTGGGATTCAATGGAGGCCCAAAACATAGCCCAGTTCCCTAGACCCGTCCATCATCGGATACCCAACTTCGTTGGAGCCAACATTGCTGCTAATAAA TTAAGTGAATTGGAGGAGTTTAAAATGGCAAAATGCGTGAAAGTGAATCCAGATACACCTCAGAAGCAAGTCAGGTTTCTCACTCTTAATg CTGGAAAGAAGCTGCTGACTCCTCAGCCCCGTCTAAGGACTGGTTTTTTCTCCATACTTGAATCTCAAATGTTAAGCTCTAGCACCATCAAAGAGGCATGCACTTCGGTTGGTGTTGCCAAATATGGAAGGGCTATCGGATTGGACGAGAAGATTAAGGTGGATCTAATTGTAATTGGCTCTGTTGCTGTTGACCCAAAGACAGGTGCACGCCTTGGCAAGGGTGAG GGTTTTGCTGAACTTGAATACGGTATGCTGCGTTACATGGGAGCAATTGATGACTCAACTCCAATTGTTACATCTG TCCATGATGAACAACTTGTAGATGATATTCCAGTTGAGAAGCTGTTAATTCATGATGTGCCAGTTGACATCATATGCACACCAACGAAGATCATATGCACCAATACTCCCATCCCAAAGCCTCAAG GGATTTACTGGGACAAACTATCTCCCGAAAAGCTTGGTCAAATCAAAATACTTAGGGAGCTGAAGAGCAGAATCGAGCGAGAAACTGGACAGAAGCTTCCCTGTGGCCCTTCAGAGAAGCTACCGCCAACAGCTCAACGTAGATGCTGA
- the LOC113714507 gene encoding protein LIKE COV 2 has product MAEDKRESTSATSPLHPNDAVEDPEDPAKPHSPKSPNGSSTRKACYAVFQSWVSKKFMTGCVVLFPVAVTFYITWWFIQFVDGFFSPIYERLGIDIFGIGFITSVIFIFFVGVFASSWFGATVFWIGEWFIKKMPFVRHLYSASKQISSAISPDKNTTAFKEVAILRHPRVGEYVFGFITSSVILQRDSGDEELCSVYVPTNHLYIGDIYLLNSKEIIRPNLSVREGIEIIVSVGMSMPQVISSIERIPHLNDRIPIGRMM; this is encoded by the exons ATGGCGGAGGACAAGCGAGAGTCAACATCGGCAACATCACCGCTTCACCCGAACGACGCCGTTGAGGATCCCGAGGATCCTGCCAAGCCTCATTCTCCCAAGTCTCCTAACGGTTCCTCCACTCGCAAG GCTTGCTATGCAGTTTTCCAGAGCTGGGTCTCAAAGAAGTTCATGACTGGATG TGTCGTTCTCTTCCCTGTAGCTGTTACATTTTACATCACCTGGTGGTTTATTCAGTTTGTTGATGGTTTCTTCAGTCCAATATATGAGAGGCTTGGCATTGACATATTTG GCATTGGGTTCATCACCTCAGTGATCTTCATATTCTTTGTTGGTGTATTTGCCTCATCATGGTTTGGTGCCACTGTTTTTTGGATTGGAGAATGGTTTATAAAGAAGATGCCATTTGTAAGACACTTATATTCTGCATCTAAGCAAATTAGTTCTGCAATTTCTCCAG ACAAAAATACTACTGCTTTCAAGGAGGTAGCAATCCTTCGGCATCCTCGTGTTGGTGAATATGTGTTTGGCTTTATCACATCATCTGTAATACTTCAG AGGGATAGCGGGGATGAAGAATTATGTAGCGTTTATGTGCCAACAAATCATTTGTACATAGGGGACATATATCTGCTCAACTCTAAAGAGATCATAAGGCCAAATTTGTCTGTCAGAGAAGGCATAG AGATCATTGTTTCAGTCGGAATGTCAATGCCTCAGGTGATCTCTTCCATAGAGAGGATCCCTCACCTGAACGACAGGATACCTATCGGCCGGATGATGTAG
- the LOC113714508 gene encoding uncharacterized protein translates to MAGQETVKQLEECSVSNALGTWVFSVAGALLAIPVGIKRKSLAPLVFFGTTGTMLDIIMGISACEREHAERQMKLLEAQNAASADAGAES, encoded by the exons ATGGCTGGACAGGAGACTGTGAAACAACTTGAGGAGTGCTCAGTTTCCAA TGCACTTGGTACATGGGTGTTCTCAGTTGCTGGTGCCTTGCTTGCAATTCCAGTgggaataaaacgaaaatcttTGGCACCCCTTGTTTTCTTTGGCACAACAGGTACCATGCTTGATATAATCATGGGAATTAGTGCCTGTGAAAGAGAACATGCAGAACGTCAAATGAAGCTTTTGGAAGCGCAAAATGCTGCCAGTGCTGACGCCGGAGCTGAATCTTGA
- the LOC113714267 gene encoding flavonol 7-O-beta-glucosyltransferase UGT74F1-like, protein MEKESVCKAHVIVVPYHGQGHINPMVQFAKRLASKGIKITIATTASTAKTMERTSDLFSVVSMYDDITEGGVAGPGGFKGFLDRFEASGLKKLTEIVVKYENTDHPIKCLVHDADMMWASSVATELGIARAAFFTQSCAAIGTYYPMHCDLSGTEVPLPAFAIPGLPEDSPLVITWF, encoded by the coding sequence ATGGAGAAAGAGAGTGTTTGTAAAGCTCATGTTATTGTGGTACCGTATCATGGACAGGGCCACATTAATCCAATGGTGCAGTTTGCTAAAAGATTGGCCTCTAAAGGAATCAAAATCACCATAGCTACCACAGCATCAACTGCCAAGACTATGGAACGAACCTCTGATCTATTCTCAGTCGTGTCAATGTATGATGACATTACTGAAGGTGGGGTGGCAGGACCTGGAGGATTTAAAGGTTTTCTTGACAGGTTTGAAGCCAGTGGCTTGaaaaagttgactgaaattgtTGTGAAATATGAAAATACTGATCACCCCATCAAGTGTCTCGTGCATGATGCTGATATGATGTGGGCTTCAAGTGTTGCGACCGAGCTAGGCATTGCAAGGGCTGCCTTCTTTACTCAATCATGTGCAGCCATTGGTACTTACTATCCAATGCACTGTGACTTGTCAGGAACAGAAGTTCCTCTTCCTGCTTTTGCGATACCGGGATTGCCTGAGGACTCCCCACTTGTCATCACTTGGTTCTGA
- the LOC140016003 gene encoding UDP-glycosyltransferase 74C1-like encodes MHILRQSDNLDKADWVLFNSFNALEEECVSHCGWNSTVEAISFGVPVVAIPQFLDQIINAHFVEQVWKVGVVAKADENGFTSGDELERCIAEVMEGVRGHEIKRNAIRWKELAKEAISEGGSSDKCIDEMISELL; translated from the exons ATGCACATATTACGCCAATCTGATAATCTTGATAAGGCAGATTGGGTCCTCTTTAACTCCTTTAATGCGTTGGAAGAAGAG TGTGTGTCACACTGTGGATGGAATTCAACAGTGGAGGCAATCAGCTTTGGTGTCCCGGTGGTGGCAATTCCGCAGTTTCTAGACCAAATAATCAATGCACATTTTGTGGAGCAAGTTTGGAAGGTAGGAGTTGTAGCTAAGGCAGATGAAAACGGCTTTACTTCTGGTGATGAACTGGAAAGATGCATTGCAGAAGTGATGGAAGGAGTAAGAGGACATGAgattaaaagaaatgcaattcGTTGGAAGGAACTGGCTAAGGAGGCAATAAGTGAAGGGGGAAGTTCTGATAAATGTATTGATGAAATGATTTCTGAGCTTTTGTGA